The genome window ATTCTATTTTCTGTCTCTTTTAATATTTTATTTATATTTATTTCATCTGTTTTATTTGATTCCTTATATTTTATTTCTTGATCAGTACTACAAATATCATAAGCAAGCTTTTTTATTTCATCAGATTTATAAATTATTGAATTATTTTTATACCATTCCTTTGCTTCATTATATTTACTTTCCACTTTTCTTTTGAATTTATTAAATTCTTCTTTTTCTTTATTTTTTTGAAATATTCCTGCAAAATATGCATATATAAATGCAGCAGCAAAAACAGCCGCAATTACAATTGCACCTAATCCTGTGGAACTAGCAGCCCCTGCCACAATAGCGCCAGCAATACCGCCAGATGAAATCATGATAAAAAAATTTCTTCTAATATTTGGATCATTATGAATTAGAATATCAGGTGCAGTTTCTTCAGTATTTGGTGTAAAATATAATTCAGCAAGATTAAATGCTTGTGGTTCAAAGGTAAGGGCATTTGAATTTTCTAATTTTGCGGCTAGACTACAGTAATCTTTTAAATTATCTTTAATATCTAAAAGCTCCATTTCTGCTTTTCTGTAGTTATACAAACTATTTTTTATAGATAAATCATTGTGCTGCAATTTATTTGAATATTCTAAGTAATTTGAAAGCCCTTTGAGATCAATATTATTTTCTTGTTCTTCAAGTTTTGATTTTAAATTATTTGCAAAATTTAATTGACTAATTAATTCATTCTTTGATTGGTTATAACTTTTTGTTATTTTATCAATGTAATTATTTTTAATAAATAGTGACTGAGAAAATTGATACCCTATTGCATTAGGAACATTGTATTCCCTCTCTACACGCACGATATGTTGCGCATTTCGCATAAATTTTTCAAAGTCAAAATTGCCGTAATTTGCAAATGCTTTGCTAGGAAATAGCAATTCAAAAAAAATTAAATTTATTGAAATTTTTTTTTTCATTTTTCACGCTCTTGCAAAATACTTTTTACTTTCTGAATTGAGGATGTATTAAAGTTCGGCTCTCTTTCAATTTCTTGAAGAATAGTTCTTAGATAGACATCATCAAATTCATACTGATGATAATTACTAGTGCTTTCTGAAGTTTGAAATGAATCACTAGTAGCTGAAATTATTTTGTCTAATAAAGAAACTATTTTCTTAATTTCTCCAACAATTTTCTTGTATTCAATATTTTCTTTAGAATAACTTTTTATAGTTAGTATTTTACTGTAAAGAATATTTAGTTTACTCAAACTATCATTAGCATTAAGTTCATTCATAACCGAAGAATTAATACTAATTAAGTATTGAATATTTTGAATTAATAAACTTAAATTTTCCTGCGCATTTTCTAAATCCATTTGATTTAAAGTTATTAATAATTTTGATATATTTAATTTAATATTATCCATTGAAAAAATAGCATTTTTAGAGCTTTCAATATTTAGTTGAATTTGATTTATTTTTTCTTTTGATTCTTGGTTAAAATCTATTTCAACCTTCTTAATAATAAAATAGCAAGGGGAGTAATATTCTGTAGAAAATGATGTCTTTGGATCAAGATCAATCAATTGCAAACTGTTACCACTTATTTTTAATTTATTATTCCCAGGAATAACATGACGAACACTTATTCCTGATTGTATTTTTAAATTAAAATAGTCACTTTGAAATCTACCATTTTCAAATCTATTTGCACAAAATCCCCTTGAATAGCTGATAGTAAAATCCATCGGTAAAGAAAATGATTTAGTATTTGTTAGAGAATGAGAAATGTAATTACTAAAATTGCAATTATAAAATTTATTGTAATTTTTTGAGCAAGAGTTAGAAATTATATTTTCACCAATAATATTTGAAAATGCTGAATGAGAAAAGCATAGGAAAATAATTGCAGATGGAATGTTTCTGAGCCTTATCATTTAATAATTCCTTTATTTAGTAAGCAGGTTTTGTAAGATAAGCTGTAATTGACTTGATATATATTTTTTTATTTTTCTGAAAAACAGTTCTTAATCTAGGCTGCAAATTAAATGCATATGGAATATGTTCTACTTTAATTCTAATTTTAGTAAATTTTGTATTTGAACCATTTATCTCGCCCAAAGATTTTTCTTTAATTGAGTGTTCATGTATTACGTTTCCATCGTTATAAATATCTATGTATGCATAAGGAGGTTCGTATGTGGTTTCAAAATTAGCCGCTATTTCGTATTCTACAATAAGCGAATAATTCTTATCTGATGGATATTTATAAAAAGGACTACTATAGTGGCCATAGCCATTAAATGAAGTAATATTCCAATAATTATTTTCAATAACTCCAGCATTAGTTCCACCACCAGTGTAAAATGCAATATCTTGGGCTGTCATTTTCTTAGAATCTACTATTATCACCCTATTATTTTCATTTTTTCTAATACCATTTTTTGAATACTTATCATATGTATTATCATAAATACTTTGTGAATTAGCATTAATACTTGTAAGAACTATTTGAGTTATTATTATTTTCTTTAAAAAATTTTTAAGCATTTCATGACCTTTATTAATTTTTATCTTTATTTCTATCAAAATTAAATAATTTAAATTCATCAAGTAATCATTGTAAAAAGTTGCAGAAATATATCTAAATCTAGACAGAAGAAAATTGTTATTGATAGATTTGTTTCTGTTTGCCTCACCCAAAAATTCTATTCAATAATATCGATACTTGTCTAAGTGAGAAAAATGAAAATCATTAAATAAGGATAAAATTTAAAAATATTTTCTTTTATGTGACAAAATATATAAGATATAAAAAATTTATTTTTACTACATTAAATTAGTTAATAATCACAATTAGAAATACGCATCTTATTGCATCCTTCCTCGCCTCTAAAGTATTTTTTTTCTTTAATAAATTCATCACTTAATCCGCATTCACAAACTAGAGACGAAACGGAATCATTCATTCGAATCTCATCAAGGTATCTTAATTGGTACCCATTAGTATGATTTGAAAGAATATCCCAATGCCCTTTTAAATAGGAATCAGTATACAATTTGACAGAGCAATGAGGCCCGAGTACAACAGAACTTATGGCATTATCAAATGATCTATTATTTCCTCTCCACCCATTTCCAAACCAGTCTTGAATATGTCCATTCCAAGATTCTCTTTCAACCATATGATTATTTAGATTATACAATTTTGCACCAGCAACAATAGTTTCTGAATATCCACTTTGTATATGTTCATATAAAGTACAAGTATTTGCAGAACTAATATTTGCAGAAAGTATTGCGCCAATTGATAATATTGTTAGAGTTAATTTATTCATTGTTATTTTCCATATTAGTTTATTTTATTAGCAAAGTAATTTTTTATTTTATTTTCTACAGCAGGATATACGTCATTATTTACCATATTTTTTAAGTCTGTGCTATAAAAACTTTCTGAATACTTAAAAAGTTTTCTTTTCTCTTTTGCTTTAAAAGAGTTGAATAGATGATCATAGTACAGTGATTTGAAGTTTTCAGATGAGACTTCAGCTACTTGCCAAGTCCCATTGTAATTCCTAAATCTAATTACAAATTCGGGCTGCTTTGACTCAATGCTATTACTTTGAATGAACAACCCAGGATCTACCATTCTAATTTTAAATGAAGCAGCATAATAATCACTGTTACAATTTTTTAACTTAAGACTATTTGAATTCATATTGTTAGTAAATGTACCATAATTATCAGAATTTAAATCATCTTCTGAATACTCATAATGATTATTATCGTAATTTAAATTTTCTTCTACTTCATATTTAAATTCAAAAGTATTAGTAAAAGTCCGATTAAAAACACTGTAATTATAAGTAACAGGAATAATTATTGAGTTTGAATTATTATATTTACTTATATTTTGATTTAATTTATCACAAAAATTCTGTGCAAAAGAATTTCCCATAAATAAGACAGATGATACAGCTAATAATGCTTTCTGCATTTTATTCCTCTTAATTAAACAATATTTTATATAAATATTACGATGTAAAAAACCTTACCTTTTAAACTTGTATTTTTTTCCGAAGTCAGTCAAAATTTAAAAAACTCCATAACCACATGTAATTATTAATAATTACAACAATTTATAATTATTGAATTTTTTACCAAAATATCTAAAAAATATTTATTTTTAATTTATTTAATTTTTTTTAGTACTGTTTTTATTACAATAGATATATTTTTTCTTTTAAATTCTCACACATTACAAATAATCTACACATCATCCCTACCTGCAATAAAATTTTCTGCTTCTTGGGTACTAGGATTTGTAAAAAATTGCGCTGTTTGTGTGTATTCTATAATTGTTCCGTGACGCATGAAGAGTGTCCAATCAGTAACTCTACTCGCTTGATATAAGTCATTAGTTGCCCATACCAATGTTGTTTTATCACTCATATTTAAAATTAAATTTTCAGTTTGCTTTAACATTACTGGATCCATGCGCAGAAATGCATCGTCAAGAAGAAATATTTTAGGTTTGCGTAACAAAGCTCTTATAATGGCTAATTGCTGCAAAAAAGGAAGTTCAACTTGACTAGGTAACAACTCTGCAAGGGAATCAATTAATGCTTTATTATGTTGAGAGATGGGTAAAGTATCTATTAATTGATGAAAGGGCAAAATATCTTGGATACCTGCTAAATTTTGGGAAAGCGCAAAATTTTCTGCTATCGAAACAGGAAGCCAAGCACTTTTTTCAGATACCAAAGCAATTTGGGAAGATATTTTTTTGAGAATTTCTTGATTGGGTTTTTTTCCTGACAAAGGAATTCCTAAAATACGAATTCCTCCTGTTTGTTTAAAAGAATTTAGCAATAAATTATTGTCCATTTCCCAGATGAACTGGGCAATAACAGATAGAACCATACTTTTTCCTGAACCTGCAGGTCCAATAATCGCAACGGATTCTCCTTCAAATATAGTAAATGTAAGTTCCCTAATAGGAGAAATAAACCCAACAGAAAGCGAATAATTCTCAAATGAAATGACAGGTGTTGATTTCTTTTTAAATGAATTTGTAGCCATTATTTATCTCGCAAAAAAAATCTCATAGAAAAAATCTATGAGATTACTTTATAATACAAATGACTTTAGTGTGTATTATTTTCTATTTTTTATATCTACATATTTATCATCTGCTGGACCAACATATTTAGCTGCTGGACGATAAATACGGTTGTCTCTCCACATTTCTACGATATGTGATGACCAACCTGCTACTCTGGATACAGCGAAAATTGGAGTAAAATCAATAGATTCAATTCCCATTAAGCGATACAATGCACCAGACCAGAAATCCACATTTGGCCAGATATAATCTTTTGAAGTTTTGCTTAATTCTTCAATCATAGAATCATGCACAATTCTTAAAGTCTCATAAGTATCTTTTTCTTTTTTAGAAGCAACCAATTTTTCTAACATCCCACGTAGAACTTTAGCTCTTGGATCCATTGTTCTATAAACGCGGTGACCAAAACCCATTACTTTAGCTTTAGTAGCTAATGCATTTGCTACCCAAGCTTTTGCATTTTCTGGCGCTCCAATGGCATCAGCCATTTCAAGAACTTTTTCATTCGCTCCACCGTGCAAAGGACCTGAAAGCGCTCCAATTGCAGCAGAAATAGAAAGTGAAAGTTTTGCTTCAGTTGAAGCAACAACTCGTGCAGCAAAAGTAGATGCATTAAAATCATGGTCAAGATGCAGAATTAAAGCAACATCAAACATACGTGCTTCTTCTTTATTTGGTACGTTACCATTTAGCATATAAAGAAAGTTTTCTGCGTGTGAAAGATCAGGATTTGGAGCAATTGCTTGCAAACCACGTCTCTCACGAGAAATTCTTGCAACTGCTGTAGCAAGTTGGCTAATAATTTTGATTGCACTATGAATATTGTGTTCTTCATTTTTTAAATTAACAGGTTGCTCATCAAAACCAATAGCTGCAATTGCTGCTTGCAAAACTGCCATTGGGTGTGCAGATCTTGGAGCAGCAGAAATAACAGCTTCAACAGTTTTTGGTAAAACTCTATTCGCTTTCATTTCCGTTAAGAATTTATTGAATTGATTTTGCGTTGGTAATTTACCATATAAAGAAAAATAGACACACTCTTCATAAGTTGATTTTTCAGCAAGCTCTTCTATAGAAATACCACGATAGATTAATTTACCTACTTCACCTTGAACTTGGCTTACTGAGGTAGCATCAGCGACAACTCCTGCTAAACCTTTTGAAAATCCTTGTTCTTCTGCCATAATATGCCTCCTCAAATAATTAAAATCATTAATTAAATCAGTATTATAAATTAAAAAATACGTAACTCTTTGTTAAAAATGAGATCGCGTATTTAGACTTCTATACTCCTGTAAGTCTTCTCATACAACTATCGGAGCGGGGCGGAAACTCTTAAGTATTTTTAGCATAATTAAAAAATTTTGTGCTTTCCTTAACTAATTCTTGATAATTAGCTGGTTTTCCTTCTTTTAATAACCATCTTTCAAACCATAAAATACATTCTTTAAACTGCGCATCAGAAATGATTCCACGAAATTTTTGTATTGCTAAAAAAACACCGTAGGAGATGAGAACATCAATAGCACAGTATTCTTCTATTTTTTGCGAAGCATGATTACAGTAGTATTCTTCAGCGACGAGGGATCCGTCCATTCCTGCCATTTTTCCGCCCAGGCCAATTGCTTTCGCAATAGTATCTAATCCAACTCTGGCATTTCTATTATCATAGTTACAAACAAAATTCATTAAATCAAAAACTTTATCAGCTGCATATTTGTATCTATAAGAGTCATTCCCTAAATTTTTTACATAATCTTCTATAGGACATGTAATAAAATGTATTAAACTTCTTTGTTCTAATACCATTAAATCAAAATTAGCTATGTTAAATCCACAAAAAGTAACAGGTAATTTTTTTAATTTACTTTTCTGATATTCTGTGAGATTACGATTAAAAGTATGGTCATACCAATGTTTATGAAAATCTTGATATTTCATTGAAAATTGCCAAAACTCTTCTATAATTTTTTTTTCATGACTTAAAAACTCATGATAAGAATTTACTTTTGGAATTGTTCTTTTA of Pigmentibacter sp. JX0631 contains these proteins:
- a CDS encoding ATP-binding cassette domain-containing protein, with protein sequence MATNSFKKKSTPVISFENYSLSVGFISPIRELTFTIFEGESVAIIGPAGSGKSMVLSVIAQFIWEMDNNLLLNSFKQTGGIRILGIPLSGKKPNQEILKKISSQIALVSEKSAWLPVSIAENFALSQNLAGIQDILPFHQLIDTLPISQHNKALIDSLAELLPSQVELPFLQQLAIIRALLRKPKIFLLDDAFLRMDPVMLKQTENLILNMSDKTTLVWATNDLYQASRVTDWTLFMRHGTIIEYTQTAQFFTNPSTQEAENFIAGRDDV
- a CDS encoding citrate/2-methylcitrate synthase, with translation MAEEQGFSKGLAGVVADATSVSQVQGEVGKLIYRGISIEELAEKSTYEECVYFSLYGKLPTQNQFNKFLTEMKANRVLPKTVEAVISAAPRSAHPMAVLQAAIAAIGFDEQPVNLKNEEHNIHSAIKIISQLATAVARISRERRGLQAIAPNPDLSHAENFLYMLNGNVPNKEEARMFDVALILHLDHDFNASTFAARVVASTEAKLSLSISAAIGALSGPLHGGANEKVLEMADAIGAPENAKAWVANALATKAKVMGFGHRVYRTMDPRAKVLRGMLEKLVASKKEKDTYETLRIVHDSMIEELSKTSKDYIWPNVDFWSGALYRLMGIESIDFTPIFAVSRVAGWSSHIVEMWRDNRIYRPAAKYVGPADDKYVDIKNRK